The proteins below are encoded in one region of Micromonospora sp. DSM 45708:
- a CDS encoding dihydrodipicolinate synthase family protein, with the protein MTAGRPWRGVLVAITTPFRDDLGVDFDRLQEHVRWLAEAGCHGVTPCASVGEYRALSDDERADVVRATVQAAPPGCAVLPGVGGYGSRQSRRWAEQAAAAGAHGVLAPPPDGYPAGDADVVAHYREVTAVGLPVVAHNDPYDTRVDLTPELLARVAETDGIVAVEEFSGDVRRMHQIRDLCPHVDVLAGADDMLLELVLCGARGWVAGLANALPRQALRLYDLCAAGDLARALPLYAELHPAFGWGSRPEAVQAIKLAMDSAGRFGGRCRPPRGPLPPPVAARLCRDLVRALSVTADPVAEGRLR; encoded by the coding sequence GTGACAGCTGGTAGGCCCTGGCGGGGGGTGCTGGTCGCCATCACCACGCCGTTCCGCGACGACCTCGGTGTCGACTTCGACCGGCTCCAGGAGCACGTGCGCTGGCTGGCCGAGGCGGGGTGCCACGGGGTGACCCCGTGCGCGTCGGTGGGGGAGTACCGGGCCCTGTCCGACGACGAGCGGGCCGACGTGGTGCGGGCGACGGTGCAGGCCGCGCCGCCCGGCTGCGCGGTGCTTCCCGGCGTCGGCGGGTACGGCAGCCGGCAGTCCCGCCGTTGGGCGGAGCAGGCCGCCGCCGCCGGGGCCCACGGGGTGCTCGCCCCACCCCCGGACGGCTACCCTGCCGGCGACGCCGACGTGGTCGCCCACTACCGGGAGGTGACCGCCGTCGGCCTGCCGGTGGTGGCACACAACGACCCGTACGACACCCGGGTGGACCTCACGCCGGAGCTGCTCGCCCGGGTCGCCGAGACCGACGGGATCGTCGCGGTCGAGGAGTTCTCCGGTGACGTCCGACGGATGCACCAGATCAGGGACCTCTGCCCGCACGTGGACGTGCTGGCCGGCGCGGACGACATGCTGCTGGAACTCGTGTTGTGCGGGGCCCGGGGCTGGGTAGCCGGCCTGGCCAACGCGCTGCCCCGGCAGGCCCTGCGCCTGTACGACCTCTGTGCCGCCGGTGACCTGGCCCGCGCGTTGCCGCTCTATGCCGAGTTGCACCCGGCGTTCGGCTGGGGCTCCCGGCCGGAGGCGGTGCAGGCGATCAAACTGGCGATGGACTCTGCCGGGCGGTTCGGTGGACGGTGCCGCCCGCCGCGCGGCCCGCTGCCGCCGCCGGTCGCCGCCCGGCTGTGCCGGGACCTGGTCCGGGCCCTGTCGGTCACCGCCGATCCGGTTGCCGAGGGCCGTCTCCGCTGA
- a CDS encoding TlpA family protein disulfide reductase, with protein MRRRLLAPLLLVLVLAGCTARPAAEPAPALAGGASTLPGPVPADLALRPPPGTAPAAPAFTGGLTDGTPLTAARLWADRPVVLTFFSSWCTTCVDRQDALSDLARRHRDRVVFVGVAGADQADELQDYLRAHRVEYPVVVDEQQTIWRSYAVREPPAVVLVAKGGALLRGWPGGLDAAALEQRLGELVLAGSG; from the coding sequence GTGAGGCGGCGTCTGCTCGCGCCGCTGCTGCTGGTGCTGGTGCTGGCCGGCTGCACCGCCCGGCCGGCCGCCGAGCCCGCGCCGGCGCTCGCCGGTGGCGCGTCGACGTTGCCCGGCCCGGTCCCCGCAGACCTGGCGTTGCGCCCGCCGCCCGGCACCGCGCCGGCCGCCCCCGCGTTCACCGGTGGGCTGACCGACGGCACCCCGCTCACCGCCGCCCGGCTGTGGGCCGACCGGCCGGTGGTGCTCACCTTCTTCAGCTCCTGGTGCACCACCTGCGTGGACAGGCAGGACGCGCTGAGCGACCTCGCCCGCCGCCACCGGGACCGGGTGGTCTTCGTCGGGGTGGCGGGCGCCGACCAGGCCGACGAGTTGCAGGACTACCTGCGCGCGCACCGGGTGGAGTATCCCGTCGTCGTGGACGAGCAGCAGACGATCTGGCGGTCGTACGCGGTGCGGGAACCACCGGCCGTCGTGCTGGTCGCCAAGGGCGGCGCGTTGCTGCGCGGGTGGCCCGGCGGGCTGGACGCGGCGGCGCTGGAGCAGCGGCTCGGGGAACTGGTGCTGGCCGGCTCCGGGTAG
- a CDS encoding M6 family metalloprotease domain-containing protein: protein MHRASRTIPRLRRRVLAAVLAGTLVATAATQAAAAPANPAGGTAPFQVLDPQAWQNPDTMTWDDYQAVPGKNWADPSVRGSIRNFKIALVALDYPDETFAVSQRARSTVFGNPQSVATNIPRTDVPKFYQDFLNTPNTLNKGHTLHEYWMQDSNGRYGVDLAGFGPYQLPAKSYQYGLDNGFNPGACPSGETCSKNIRTDGLGAWRAAVGDEVANQYELVFILSAGQDESSTWQEFGQMIFQNKEDVPDAWGPPDPNLPNWAKTRYVEWTSWKAAATLWPNAGGGSSTQGESSGMGVYAHELTHLLGIGDNYNNPYGEPLRRAYTGIWSMMSRGSFNGPGGPHTRWQIPPTNGGSMGSLHTVRDKLKIGLLGEEHVLRLSREALASSGLAVVQVTARVVDAGPKGLTGVNIALNKDLSPACTVATNPLCDGGNFNNYTVEVVDRMGADSFTPDRGVLLSKTKNADSAPFQWVVDANPQDIDMIDFYRPDGTPQKITMGDYRQLSDALFHAGADTGSQYEYVDEANRLHFYIIDLKRDAAGSLSYTVAVRSLDGTGGPSTHGVTLGKGEVTSTGKPTKRGVTCSFELTNSGTYSAGGQQHPEDATAYLKSDVYRLSAEVAGKGWRTWLPNPLATAQFGKSTTVRVSVGATAAAADTGFVKLTATSESDPSKTVTKQCRVEKS from the coding sequence GTGCACCGTGCTTCCCGCACCATCCCCCGACTGCGGCGTCGCGTGCTGGCCGCGGTCCTGGCCGGCACGCTCGTGGCGACCGCCGCGACGCAGGCCGCCGCGGCCCCGGCCAATCCGGCCGGCGGCACCGCGCCGTTCCAGGTCCTCGATCCGCAGGCCTGGCAGAACCCCGACACCATGACCTGGGACGACTACCAGGCGGTTCCCGGCAAGAACTGGGCCGATCCGAGTGTGCGGGGCTCGATCCGCAACTTCAAGATCGCCCTGGTCGCGCTCGACTATCCCGATGAGACGTTCGCGGTCTCCCAGCGGGCCCGCTCCACGGTCTTCGGCAACCCCCAGTCGGTCGCGACCAACATCCCCCGCACCGACGTGCCGAAGTTCTACCAGGACTTCCTCAACACCCCGAACACCCTGAACAAGGGGCACACCCTGCACGAGTACTGGATGCAGGACTCCAACGGGCGCTACGGCGTGGACCTGGCCGGGTTCGGGCCCTACCAGCTCCCGGCGAAGTCCTACCAGTACGGGCTGGACAACGGCTTCAACCCCGGCGCCTGCCCGAGCGGGGAGACCTGCAGCAAGAACATCCGCACCGACGGGCTGGGCGCCTGGCGGGCAGCGGTCGGTGACGAGGTCGCCAACCAGTACGAGCTGGTCTTCATCCTCAGCGCCGGGCAGGACGAGTCGTCCACCTGGCAGGAGTTCGGGCAGATGATCTTCCAGAACAAGGAGGACGTGCCGGACGCCTGGGGCCCGCCGGACCCGAACCTGCCGAACTGGGCCAAGACCCGCTACGTGGAGTGGACCTCCTGGAAGGCGGCGGCGACGTTGTGGCCCAACGCCGGTGGCGGCTCCTCCACCCAGGGGGAGAGCTCCGGCATGGGGGTGTACGCCCACGAGCTGACCCACCTGCTCGGTATCGGCGACAACTACAACAACCCGTACGGCGAGCCGTTACGAAGGGCGTACACCGGCATCTGGAGCATGATGTCGCGCGGTTCGTTCAACGGACCCGGTGGCCCGCACACCCGCTGGCAGATCCCACCGACCAACGGCGGTTCGATGGGGTCGCTGCACACGGTGCGGGACAAGCTCAAGATCGGCCTGCTCGGTGAGGAGCACGTGCTGCGGCTGTCCCGGGAGGCGCTGGCCTCCTCGGGCCTGGCCGTCGTCCAGGTGACCGCCCGTGTGGTCGACGCCGGCCCGAAGGGGCTGACCGGCGTGAACATCGCCCTGAACAAGGACCTCTCGCCGGCCTGCACGGTCGCCACGAACCCGTTGTGCGACGGCGGGAACTTCAACAACTACACGGTCGAGGTCGTCGACCGGATGGGGGCGGACTCGTTCACCCCGGACCGGGGCGTGCTGCTGAGCAAGACCAAGAACGCCGACAGCGCGCCGTTCCAGTGGGTGGTGGACGCCAACCCGCAGGACATCGACATGATCGACTTCTACCGGCCGGACGGCACCCCGCAGAAAATCACCATGGGTGACTACCGGCAGCTCTCCGACGCGCTGTTCCACGCCGGGGCGGACACCGGCAGCCAGTACGAGTACGTCGACGAGGCCAACCGGCTGCACTTCTACATCATCGACCTCAAGCGGGACGCGGCCGGCTCGCTGTCGTACACGGTGGCGGTGCGGTCGCTGGACGGCACCGGGGGTCCGAGCACGCACGGCGTGACCCTGGGCAAGGGTGAGGTGACCAGCACCGGCAAGCCCACCAAACGGGGCGTGACCTGCTCGTTCGAGCTGACCAACAGCGGCACGTACTCCGCCGGTGGGCAGCAGCACCCGGAGGACGCGACCGCGTACCTGAAGTCGGACGTCTACCGGCTCTCGGCGGAGGTGGCCGGCAAGGGCTGGCGGACCTGGCTGCCCAACCCGCTGGCGACCGCCCAGTTCGGCAAGTCCACCACCGTCCGGGTGTCGGTGGGGGCCACCGCCGCTGCGGCGGACACCGGCTTCGTCAAGCTCACCGCGACCTCGGAGAGCGACCCGTCGAAGACGGTGACCAAGCAGTGCCGGGTGGAGAAGTCCTGA